In Streptomyces rapamycinicus NRRL 5491, the genomic stretch TCGCTGATCGCCTTGGTGACCTCGGGGAGGGCATGGGCGGTCATCGTGGTGAGGATGCCGCCGAAGAAGTCGAGGTAGCGGTTGCCCTCGGCGTCCCAGACATGGCGTCCCTCGCCGTGGGTGATCTCGATGGGGCGCTGGTAGTAGACGGCGAGCCAGTCGGGGAGTACGGCCTGGTGGCGGGCGTGGAGGGTGGCGTGGGGACCGCTCTTGGCGTCGTTGATGTCGCTGCTCACGGCTGCACCAGCCCCTCGTAGGCGTCGGGCCGCCGGTCCCGGTAGAACGCCCACTGCTGGCGCACCTCGTCGATCAGGCCGAAGTCGAGGTCGCGGACGATCAGCTCCTCCTCCTTGTCACTGGCCACATCGCCGACGAACTGGCCGCGCGGATCGACGAAGTAGCTGGTGCCGTAGAAGTCGTTGTCGCCGTACTCCTCGGTGCCGACGCGGTTGATCGCGGCGATGAAGTACTCGTTGGCGACGGCGGCGGCGGGCTGCTCCAGCTGCCAGAGGTAGGCCGACAGGCCACGGGAGGTGGCCGAGGGGTTGTAGACCAGCTGTGCCCCGGCCAGGCCCAGCTCGCGCCAGCCCTCGGGGAAGTGGCGGTCGTAGCAGATGTACACCCCGACCTTGCCCACGGCGGTGTCGAACACCGGCCAGCCCACGTTTCCCGGCTTGAAGTAGTACTTCTCCCAGAACCCCTTGACCTGCGGGATGTGGTGCTTGCGGTACTTGCCGAGATAGCTGCCGTCCGCGTCGATCACGGCGGCCGTGTTGTAGTAGAAGCCGGATTGCTCGAGCTCGAAGACGGGGACGACGATCACCATCCCGGTCTCCCGGGCCAGCTCCCGCATCCGCCGCACGGTCGGCCCGTCCGGCACCGCCTCCGCCCACCGGTAGTGTTCCGCCTCCTGCACCTGGCAGAAGTACGGCGCGTTGAACACCTCCTGGAAGCCGATCACCTTGGCGCCCTGAGCGGCCGCCTGCCGGGCGTATTCCTCATGCTTCGCGATCATCGATTCGGTATCGCCGGTCCAGGTGGCCTGGACGAGAGCGGCACGTACGAGGTTGGCCATGATCAGCTCCTCAACCTGTGTCTACGCACGTAGAATCCGGGCTGTGAAGAACGTAAGAGCGCACTGACCACTCTGGCAATACCGCCGCCGTTACTCAACGAAGACGATCACGTTTCGTGTTTTATCGGGTCTGGGATTCGGGTGGCAGCGGGGCGCGGGGTGGGTCGCTCGGGCTTCTCGGCTCGGTCGGGTGCGGGTTTCGTCTCGCGCCTTCGGCGCATTTTGAGCAGCGGGGCAGCGGGGTGGGGGGCGCGGAGCCGCCGCCGGGCGCCGGGCCGGTGGGTGCGGGCGCCGGTGGCGGCGTCTGTGCCCGGGAGCTGGGGCCGATGCCGGACTGACGGCTCCTCCGGGTATCCCTCGAAAAAACGCTTGATCTGAAGCAACTAATTGGTCAAGCGTTTTCGAGAGGGGTACCCCAACCCCTCCCGCTGTCCGGTACTGCCCCCAGCCCTCGACCGGGGAAGCCGCCCCGGCTGCCACGCCCACCGGCCCGGCGCCCGGCGATGGCGCCGCGCCCCACCACCCCCGCCCCCGCTGCTCAAATGCGCCGGAGGCGCGAGACGAAACCCGCACCCGACCGAGCCGGCCAGGCAGAACGACCCCCGCCCTCACGCGAGCGTCACGCGAGGCCGGGGACGCCCGGCAGGCGCGCGGTGCGGAGGGCGTGGGCCAGATCGTGGTGGGTGCTGGAGGAGACCTCGGCGGCCGCGTCGAGCAGCAGGGGCACCAGCGTGGCGGGGTCCTCGGCCCCCGCTCGTGCCGCGTCCTCCGGTGTACGGGCCCGTACGAGCGCTTCCAGCAGGAACGCGGCCCTGCTCGGGGCGCCCGCCGCGAGGAGCGCCTTCGCGGTGTGGGCCACCTCGGGGACGGGGCGCGAGACGCTCTGCCGTAGCAGCACCTCGCCGTCGGCCGCGCGGTCCGCCGCGACCAGCGCCTCGGCGGCCGCTGCGAGCTGTGCGGGCGGCAGGCACGCCGTCTCCCACAGCAGCGTGGACACATCGGCTCCGAGTCCGGCTCGCTCCAGTTCCTCCGCGAGCACCGGCAGCCGCGCGGCGGGCCAGACGGCGGCCTCGTACAGCACGACATGGGCCTCGCCTGAGCGGCCCTCCGCCCGGAGTCGGCCCAGCCGCGCGACCGCCTCCTGGGCGGCACGCCGCGCCGCCGCGCGCTCCGCCGCCTCGCGGGCAAGCCGCCGCCCGTCGTCCGCCACCCTGTCCCGCCTACGACGCTTGCCACCGTCCTCGCCCTCGTACGCACCTGCGAACCGCGCCCCACGCGGGGTCGCACGGGCCTCGGCTCCGCTCTCCGCCGAGGGAGGCGCGGGCGAGACCGGCCCCTGCACCACTACGGCGCCGTCGTCCCCGGCCCCGGCGAACCGCGCCCCGCGCGGCCGCGGAGCCGCTTCCGCCTCCTCCACCCCCGCGAACCGCGCCCCGCGCGGCCGAGGTCGCGCGGGGGCAGGAGCATCCTGGGCGGTGACGGGGCCGGGGGACGCCACCGAGGGCTGGCCGGGCTCGTCGCCCCCGGTGACTGCCGATTCGCGACCGGGCCCGGCCGACGCCCTGTCGTTCGTAGCCTGTCCAAGGGACGCGGCGCCAGGTCCGGCCGCCTCCGCGGTGCCACCGCCCTCCCGCGCGACGCGCCCGAGCGACACGACGCCAGGACCGGTGGCCACCCCCGCACCGCCGCCCTCTCCCGCGGCACGCCCGAGCGACACGACGCCAGGACCGGTGGCCACCCCCGCACCGCCGCCCTCCCGCGCGGCGTACCCAAGTGGCGCGACGCCGGGGCCGGTGGCCGCCCCTGCCGTGCCGCCGCCCTCCCCTTCGTACGCCACCGCGAATCCCCCCGCCCCCTGCGGGTGCTCTCCCCGACCGGCCCCGCCCGTCGCGGGC encodes the following:
- a CDS encoding nitrilase-related carbon-nitrogen hydrolase, encoding MANLVRAALVQATWTGDTESMIAKHEEYARQAAAQGAKVIGFQEVFNAPYFCQVQEAEHYRWAEAVPDGPTVRRMRELARETGMVIVVPVFELEQSGFYYNTAAVIDADGSYLGKYRKHHIPQVKGFWEKYYFKPGNVGWPVFDTAVGKVGVYICYDRHFPEGWRELGLAGAQLVYNPSATSRGLSAYLWQLEQPAAAVANEYFIAAINRVGTEEYGDNDFYGTSYFVDPRGQFVGDVASDKEEELIVRDLDFGLIDEVRQQWAFYRDRRPDAYEGLVQP